The nucleotide sequence CTTTTGCATCAAGCCGTAAGATCACCACCCCCTGGCCCTGGTTGAGCCCGTACCGTTCAATCTCTTTGGGCGTGGGTAGACGCACCTCGGCTCCGATCCGTTGTTTTACCGTGGCGGCAAGAGTGGCTTCGGTCTCTGCCGTGCTGCCGATGGTCGCCGTTATCTCCATCTTCTGGCCATTCCGGATAATGGTAAGTTTCACCTGCTCTCCGGCGTGCGTTTCGGCCACATCGTTCCGAAGGGTAGCCGAATCGGGGATCTGTTTATCCCCATAACCGATGACCACGTCATTCTTTTTCAAACCCGCTTTGTCCGCCGGCCCTCCTTTGACCACGTCCACGATCAACGCTCCGGTCGCCGTTTGTGCATGGACAGACTTTGCCGCATCCTCGGTCATGTCCTGGATACTTATCCCGAGCGAGCCCCGCTCCACCTTGCCGTGGGCGAGTAGTCCGTTTGCCACGCTCACAGC is from Syntrophorhabdaceae bacterium and encodes:
- a CDS encoding PDZ domain-containing protein: AVSVANGLLAHGKVERGSLGISIQDMTEDAAKSVHAQTATGALIVDVVKGGPADKAGLKKNDVVIGYGDKQIPDSATLRNDVAETHAGEQVKLTIIRNGQKMEITATIGSTAETEATLAATVKQRIGAEVRLPTPKEIERYGLNQGQGVVILRLDAKGPLAEAGFEVKDMILSVDGQSVDGIDGFNSLVGALPQGKRISFTALDHRRGNTGNIFVVIR